The stretch of DNA GCCGCCAAGCTTGCGCCCGCCCACCCAGATGTCGTTGGGCCATTTGAGCTGAACCCGTTCAGCCAGACCCGCCCCTGCCAGCACATCGGCCACCACCACACCCACCACCAGACTCAGGCCATCCAGCGCCGCCGCCCCACCGGAAAAACTCTCCGCATAGGACAGATAAAGGTTACGGCCATAGGGAGACTGCCAGGCACGACCACGGCGGCCACGGCCAGCTCGCTGGTATTCCGCCAACACGGCCAATGGCTGACGCAACCCCTCCCGGGACAGCGCCAGAGCGTCAGCATTGGTGGAATCCGTGGCATCCAGCAGGTGTAACGAGAGCGCCTGCGGGTTGCCGCCCGCCGCCGCCATGGCGGCACGCAGCCCCTCCGCGTCCAGCAGGTTCAGCCCACCCGGCAGGCGGTACCCCTTGCCGCGCACGGACTCCACATCCAGCCCGAACACAGCCAGCTTCTGCAAGCGCTTCCAGACAGCCGCCCGGGAAACGCCCAGCAAGGCGCCCAGCGTCTCGCCAGAATGGTAGCGGCCATCGGCCAGACAGCGCACCAGGTCGCCATCTGGCCCCTCCGCAGCGCGGCTCATCGCGCCCAGATGACACCCCGCTGTCTGGCCCAGCCCGGCACACGATCCTTGTACAGTTTTTCCAGTTCGTTGCGCTTGAGCTTGAGGGTCGGGGTCAGCAGGTTGTTCTCCACGCCCCAGGTTTCCGGCACCACCACCAGGGCATCGAGCCGCTCGTGGGCATCAATTTCGCTGTTGACGCGCGTCAGCAGCGCCTTCAGGCCGTCGATATAGGCATCACGGGCCGCGTCACTGCCCAGATGCGCCTCTTCCTCCGGCGACAGGCACAGCAGCGCCACCGGCTGCGGCAGATCCACCCCCATCACACAGGCCTGATCCAGGCCCGGATGCGACACCAGACGACCCTCGATCGGTGCTGGCGCCACATACTTGCCCTTCTCGGTCTTGAAAATCTCCTTCACCCGGCCCGTGATGCGCAGGCGGCCTTCCGAATCGATCTCCCCCACATCGCCGGTGTGCAGCCAGCCGTCTTCCGTGAGGTCTTCGCGCGTCTTGTCCGGCTGCTTGAAATAGCCGGTCATGTTACCCGGGCTACGCACCAGAATTTCGCCATTCTCCGCGATACGGCACTCAACGCCGTCGTTCGGCT from Isoalcanivorax indicus encodes:
- the birA gene encoding bifunctional biotin--[acetyl-CoA-carboxylase] ligase/biotin operon repressor BirA, whose product is MSRAAEGPDGDLVRCLADGRYHSGETLGALLGVSRAAVWKRLQKLAVFGLDVESVRGKGYRLPGGLNLLDAEGLRAAMAAAGGNPQALSLHLLDATDSTNADALALSREGLRQPLAVLAEYQRAGRGRRGRAWQSPYGRNLYLSYAESFSGGAAALDGLSLVVGVVVADVLAGAGLAERVQLKWPNDIWVGGRKLGGILVELAGDMDGVCVPVIGIGINGHLSAAAAGAIDQPWTDLARELGGAPDRSGLAGALLAGLQRALATFRQQGFAPFRAAWQQYDCCAGEYVTVQLGERRITGRACGVTAQGALLVDVEGTLQQFHGGEVSVRPLPSE